The Stegostoma tigrinum isolate sSteTig4 chromosome 38, sSteTig4.hap1, whole genome shotgun sequence genome contains a region encoding:
- the rcn3 gene encoding reticulocalbin-3 isoform X1 — translation MFVSSGVAIIYLLPTDNSSILSDSLISVAMKSLIFLCVLAVCSSLASCKPTSEKKDRVHHSVDLGERDHADQKGYQFDHEAFLGKETAKTFDQLTPEESKERLGKIVDRIDQDKDGLVTAEELITWIKRAQNRYIDENVNKNWKEYDSNRDGKVSWEEYKNATYGFYVGEEFNDVDDKEAYKRMYKRDERRFKMADKDGDLIATREEFSAFLHPEEFDYMKSIVVMETIEDIDKDGDGMVNLEEYISDMYTPEEGEPEPDWVRNEKEQFRDFRDTNKDGKLDHSEIEHWILPGDYDHTEAEARHLIHESDKNQDEKLTKQEILDNWNMFVGSQVTNYGEDLTRKHDEL, via the exons ATGTTTGTCTCGTCTGGAGTGGCGATAATATATCTCTTGCCCACAGATAATTCCAGCATTTTATCAGACTCATTGATAAGCG TGGCGATGAAGTCCCTGATTTTCCTCTGCGTGCTAGCTGTCTGCAGCTCTCTGGCCTCTTGCAAACCCACTTCTGAGAAGAAGGACAGGGTGCATCATTCTGTTGACCTGGGAGAACGGGACCATGCAGATCAGAAAGGCTACCAGTTTGATCATGAGGCCTTCctggggaaggaaacagccaaGACCTTCGACCAGCTCACACCGGAGGAGAGCAAAGAGAGGCTGGG GAAAATCGTTGATCGGATTGACCAGGATAAAGATGGTCTGGTCACCGCAGAGGAGTTAATCACCTGGATCAAGCGTGCGCAGAACCGGTACATCGATGAGAATGTTAATAAGAATTGGAAGGAATACGACAGTAATCGGGATGGGAAGGTGTCATGGGAGGAGTACAAGAATGCTACGTATGGATTCTACGTGG GTGAAGAGTTCAATGATGTGGATGACAAGGAAGCCTACAAAAGGATGTATAAGAGAGATGAGCGTAGATTCAAAATGGCGGACAAAGACGGTGATCTGATTGCCACACGGGAGGAGTTTAGTGCATTCCTTCACCCTGAGGAGTTTGACTACATGAAGAGCATTGTTGTCATG GAAACAATTGAAGACATTGACAAAGATGGTGATGGAATGGTTAATCTGGAAGAATACAtca GTGACATGTACACACCCGAAGAAGGTGAGCCCGAGCCTGATTGGGTGAGGAATGAAAAAGAGCAATTCCGTGACTTCCGTGACACAAACAAGGATGGGAAACTTGACCACAGTGAGATTGAGCATTGGATCCTCCCCGGAGACTATGACCACACAGAAGCAGAGGCCAGACATCTTATCCACGAGTCTGACAAAAACCAG GATGAGAAATTGACAAAGCAAGAGATTTTAGACAACTGGAATATGTTTGTTGGCAGCCAAGTGACCAATTATGGGGAGGATCTGACACGTAAACACGATGAGCTGTGA
- the rcn3 gene encoding reticulocalbin-3 isoform X2, whose product MFVSSGVAIIYLLPTDNSSILSDSLISVAMKSLIFLCVLAVCSSLASCKPTSEKKDRVHHSVDLGERDHADQKGYQFDHEAFLGKETAKTFDQLTPEESKERLGKIVDRIDQDKDGLVTAEELITWIKRAQNRYIDENVNKNWKEYDSNRDGKVSWEEYKNATYGFYVGEEFNDVDDKEAYKRMYKRDERRFKMADKDGDLIATREEFSAFLHPEEFDYMKSIVVMETIEDIDKDGDGMVNLEEYISDMYTPEEGEPEPDWVRNEKEQFRDFRDTNKDGKLDHSEIEHWILPGDYDHTEAEARHLIHESDKNQDGKLSKEEILEKYHRFVGSTVTDFGELMVQHDEF is encoded by the exons ATGTTTGTCTCGTCTGGAGTGGCGATAATATATCTCTTGCCCACAGATAATTCCAGCATTTTATCAGACTCATTGATAAGCG TGGCGATGAAGTCCCTGATTTTCCTCTGCGTGCTAGCTGTCTGCAGCTCTCTGGCCTCTTGCAAACCCACTTCTGAGAAGAAGGACAGGGTGCATCATTCTGTTGACCTGGGAGAACGGGACCATGCAGATCAGAAAGGCTACCAGTTTGATCATGAGGCCTTCctggggaaggaaacagccaaGACCTTCGACCAGCTCACACCGGAGGAGAGCAAAGAGAGGCTGGG GAAAATCGTTGATCGGATTGACCAGGATAAAGATGGTCTGGTCACCGCAGAGGAGTTAATCACCTGGATCAAGCGTGCGCAGAACCGGTACATCGATGAGAATGTTAATAAGAATTGGAAGGAATACGACAGTAATCGGGATGGGAAGGTGTCATGGGAGGAGTACAAGAATGCTACGTATGGATTCTACGTGG GTGAAGAGTTCAATGATGTGGATGACAAGGAAGCCTACAAAAGGATGTATAAGAGAGATGAGCGTAGATTCAAAATGGCGGACAAAGACGGTGATCTGATTGCCACACGGGAGGAGTTTAGTGCATTCCTTCACCCTGAGGAGTTTGACTACATGAAGAGCATTGTTGTCATG GAAACAATTGAAGACATTGACAAAGATGGTGATGGAATGGTTAATCTGGAAGAATACAtca GTGACATGTACACACCCGAAGAAGGTGAGCCCGAGCCTGATTGGGTGAGGAATGAAAAAGAGCAATTCCGTGACTTCCGTGACACAAACAAGGATGGGAAACTTGACCACAGTGAGATTGAGCATTGGATCCTCCCCGGAGACTATGACCACACAGAAGCAGAGGCCAGACATCTTATCCACGAGTCTGACAAAAACCAG GATGGCAAACTTTCAAAAGAAGAAATCTTGGAGAAGTATCACAGATTCGTAGGGAGCACTGTGACAGATTTTGGAGAATTGATGGTTCAACACGATGAGTTTTAA
- the rcn3 gene encoding reticulocalbin-3 isoform X3 produces MKSLIFLCVLAVCSSLASCKPTSEKKDRVHHSVDLGERDHADQKGYQFDHEAFLGKETAKTFDQLTPEESKERLGKIVDRIDQDKDGLVTAEELITWIKRAQNRYIDENVNKNWKEYDSNRDGKVSWEEYKNATYGFYVGEEFNDVDDKEAYKRMYKRDERRFKMADKDGDLIATREEFSAFLHPEEFDYMKSIVVMETIEDIDKDGDGMVNLEEYISDMYTPEEGEPEPDWVRNEKEQFRDFRDTNKDGKLDHSEIEHWILPGDYDHTEAEARHLIHESDKNQDEKLTKQEILDNWNMFVGSQVTNYGEDLTRKHDEL; encoded by the exons ATGAAGTCCCTGATTTTCCTCTGCGTGCTAGCTGTCTGCAGCTCTCTGGCCTCTTGCAAACCCACTTCTGAGAAGAAGGACAGGGTGCATCATTCTGTTGACCTGGGAGAACGGGACCATGCAGATCAGAAAGGCTACCAGTTTGATCATGAGGCCTTCctggggaaggaaacagccaaGACCTTCGACCAGCTCACACCGGAGGAGAGCAAAGAGAGGCTGGG GAAAATCGTTGATCGGATTGACCAGGATAAAGATGGTCTGGTCACCGCAGAGGAGTTAATCACCTGGATCAAGCGTGCGCAGAACCGGTACATCGATGAGAATGTTAATAAGAATTGGAAGGAATACGACAGTAATCGGGATGGGAAGGTGTCATGGGAGGAGTACAAGAATGCTACGTATGGATTCTACGTGG GTGAAGAGTTCAATGATGTGGATGACAAGGAAGCCTACAAAAGGATGTATAAGAGAGATGAGCGTAGATTCAAAATGGCGGACAAAGACGGTGATCTGATTGCCACACGGGAGGAGTTTAGTGCATTCCTTCACCCTGAGGAGTTTGACTACATGAAGAGCATTGTTGTCATG GAAACAATTGAAGACATTGACAAAGATGGTGATGGAATGGTTAATCTGGAAGAATACAtca GTGACATGTACACACCCGAAGAAGGTGAGCCCGAGCCTGATTGGGTGAGGAATGAAAAAGAGCAATTCCGTGACTTCCGTGACACAAACAAGGATGGGAAACTTGACCACAGTGAGATTGAGCATTGGATCCTCCCCGGAGACTATGACCACACAGAAGCAGAGGCCAGACATCTTATCCACGAGTCTGACAAAAACCAG GATGAGAAATTGACAAAGCAAGAGATTTTAGACAACTGGAATATGTTTGTTGGCAGCCAAGTGACCAATTATGGGGAGGATCTGACACGTAAACACGATGAGCTGTGA